From the Excalfactoria chinensis isolate bCotChi1 chromosome 1, bCotChi1.hap2, whole genome shotgun sequence genome, one window contains:
- the TMEM60 gene encoding transmembrane protein 60, translated as MRMSLAQRVLLTWLFTLLFLIMLVLKLDEKAPWNWFLIFIPVWIFDTILLVMLIVKMAGRCKSGFDPRNGSQNIKKKTWYLIAMLLKLAFCLALCAKLQQFTTMKLAYVFIPLWALLIGGMIELGYNIFYVRRD; from the coding sequence ATGAGAATGTCCCTGGCACAAAGAGTACTACTGACATGGCTTTTTACATTGCTCTTCCTCATCATGCTGGTGCTGAAGTTGGATGAGAAAGCACCATGGAACTGGTTCCTCATTTTCATTCCAGTCTGGATATTCGATACTATTCTTTTAGTTATGTTAATTGTAAAGATGGCTGGACGTTGCAAGTCTGGCTTTGACCCTCGCAATGGCTCCCAGAACATCAAGAAGAAAACCTGGTATCTCATTGCAATGCTGCTTAAATTAGCCTTCTGCCTTGCACTCTGTGCTAAGCTGCAGCAATTCACCACGATGAAACTAGCCTATGTATTTATCCCATTGTGGGCCTTGCTTATTGGGGGTATGATTGAACTCGGCTATAATATTTTCTATGTAAGAAGAGACTAA